The following are from one region of the SAR202 cluster bacterium genome:
- a CDS encoding aminotransferase class V-fold PLP-dependent enzyme: MSSNSVYSRLGVRPIINAASWRSGVSGSLMPDAVVKAMAEASRSYVDIYELNRKAGEVIAKLTGAEAGMVTAGASAAMLLEAAACIAGKDPAKISRLPDTEGMKNEIIIHHAHRIGYEINFRAAGAKLVMIGDTHHTTEWMLESAINDRTAAVAYVIGPRPGGALPMPEVVRISHSRGVPVIVDAASMLPPPENLTRFVAMGPDLVCFSGGKGVRGPQSSGILCGKKEFIEAATLNASPYAAIGRPAKVSKEEIVGLVTALELFVDTDFDALTRKWLSMAEYIASEVAKVPGLTAVAEPGEPEHLEFDTTLPRVVVKRDSSKHRLSTDDLVDRMASGDPSIRVVNKLFTGGFFISPVTLQDGEPEIIVRRIREIMTAR; the protein is encoded by the coding sequence ATGTCCTCAAATTCCGTTTACAGCAGGCTGGGTGTCAGGCCCATCATCAACGCCGCCTCCTGGCGTTCAGGGGTCTCCGGCAGCCTGATGCCCGACGCCGTCGTCAAGGCGATGGCGGAGGCCTCCCGGTCGTATGTGGATATTTACGAGCTCAATCGCAAGGCGGGCGAAGTCATCGCGAAGCTTACCGGCGCGGAGGCCGGCATGGTGACGGCCGGCGCTTCGGCAGCAATGCTGCTGGAGGCTGCCGCGTGCATCGCCGGTAAGGACCCGGCGAAGATATCCCGCCTGCCGGACACCGAGGGGATGAAGAACGAGATCATCATCCACCACGCCCATCGCATCGGCTACGAAATAAATTTCCGAGCCGCAGGCGCGAAGCTGGTGATGATCGGCGACACGCACCATACGACGGAATGGATGCTCGAGTCCGCGATAAATGACAGGACCGCCGCTGTTGCATATGTCATCGGCCCCCGGCCGGGTGGCGCATTGCCGATGCCGGAAGTCGTCAGGATCTCCCATTCGCGAGGTGTCCCGGTCATCGTGGACGCCGCTTCCATGCTCCCGCCGCCGGAGAACCTCACGCGATTCGTCGCGATGGGGCCGGACCTCGTGTGCTTCAGCGGCGGCAAAGGCGTGCGCGGGCCGCAGTCCAGCGGCATCCTGTGCGGGAAGAAAGAGTTCATTGAGGCGGCTACGCTCAACGCGTCCCCATACGCGGCGATAGGCCGCCCGGCGAAGGTCTCCAAGGAGGAGATCGTCGGCCTGGTGACCGCGCTCGAGCTGTTTGTGGACACGGATTTTGACGCCCTCACACGCAAGTGGCTGTCCATGGCGGAGTACATTGCGTCCGAAGTGGCAAAAGTGCCGGGGCTGACGGCCGTGGCGGAGCCCGGCGAGCCCGAACACCTGGAGTTCGACACCACGCTGCCCCGCGTCGTGGTCAAGCGTGATTCATCGAAGCACCGCCTGTCGACCGACGACCTTGTAGACCGCATGGCAAGCGGGGACCCCTCCATCCGAGTAGTCAACAAGCTCTTCACCGGCGGCTTCTTCATCAGCCCTGTTACCCTTCAGGACGGCGAGCCCGAGATCATCGTTCGGCGAATCCGCGAGATTATGACCGCCCGCTAG
- the ggt gene encoding gamma-glutamyltransferase codes for MRNWHKFPPPTRPVVMGANGMVSSGSMLASQAGMEVLSEGGNAFDAAVAVAATLGVAETYMSGIGGTGSAVMYVAKERRVRTLNFGGRVPFGLQVEGLKLDALDLGAMAPLVPGNVAGWLMLHEKYGTKDRERLFRPAIDYAGNGFPFTYANNYRTDYFAWRLRPFPTSAAILLTNNGRAPRPGAKVVMPQLAASLTKIARQGREVFYNGELADRIVKHTQRAGGVLSYEDLSTYRPEWADPVSTQYRGHQVFSTAPELCGFQVLEALKIMEGYGPEALRHGDADSLHIQVEACKLAVADRIKYAGEASRAMVPVAGLLSEAYAAKQRARIDMEKAAAVEGESYARPRPAGAISGGSPEEHSGGHTTHFVVADRDGNVVSITQSLGHYFGCGLAVGDTGIFLNNMSMVFDVDPSAPNAIRPGGRGASPYSATITLKGGKFYAAIGTPGGWGITHTTAQMVMNVLDYGMNIQQAIEAPLFRLFSGRNVHMEERVPLNVRRDLEMRGHEITIMEPWPYRVGGGHCLLLDPESGIYHGGADPRRDGWAVGV; via the coding sequence ATGCGCAACTGGCACAAGTTCCCACCGCCGACACGCCCTGTGGTAATGGGCGCGAACGGCATGGTCTCCTCCGGCAGCATGCTTGCCTCTCAGGCGGGAATGGAGGTGCTGTCGGAAGGCGGGAATGCGTTCGACGCCGCCGTGGCAGTAGCTGCGACGCTCGGAGTTGCCGAGACGTACATGTCCGGCATCGGCGGCACAGGCTCGGCGGTGATGTATGTCGCGAAGGAGCGGCGCGTGCGCACCTTGAACTTCGGCGGGCGCGTGCCGTTCGGCCTGCAGGTGGAGGGGCTCAAGCTGGATGCCCTCGACCTTGGGGCGATGGCGCCGCTTGTGCCGGGGAATGTGGCCGGATGGCTCATGCTGCACGAGAAATACGGCACGAAGGACCGTGAGCGCCTTTTCCGGCCCGCAATTGACTACGCTGGGAACGGATTCCCATTCACCTACGCCAACAACTACCGTACCGACTACTTCGCGTGGCGACTGCGGCCGTTCCCCACATCGGCGGCAATCCTGCTAACCAATAACGGCCGAGCGCCGCGACCAGGCGCGAAGGTGGTCATGCCGCAGCTTGCGGCCAGCCTCACCAAGATCGCCAGGCAGGGCAGGGAGGTCTTCTACAACGGCGAGCTCGCGGACAGGATCGTCAAGCATACCCAGCGCGCGGGCGGGGTCCTTTCATACGAGGACCTGTCCACGTACAGGCCGGAGTGGGCCGACCCGGTCAGCACCCAGTATCGTGGCCACCAGGTATTCTCCACGGCCCCGGAGCTATGCGGCTTCCAGGTGCTGGAAGCACTCAAGATCATGGAGGGATACGGGCCGGAGGCGCTGAGACACGGCGATGCGGACAGCCTGCACATCCAGGTGGAGGCGTGCAAGCTCGCCGTCGCCGACCGCATCAAATACGCAGGGGAGGCCTCGCGCGCGATGGTGCCCGTGGCGGGGCTGCTGTCGGAGGCTTACGCGGCGAAGCAGAGGGCGCGCATTGACATGGAGAAGGCCGCGGCGGTGGAGGGCGAGTCTTACGCCCGGCCCCGGCCGGCCGGCGCGATCTCAGGCGGGTCGCCTGAGGAGCACAGCGGCGGGCACACGACGCACTTCGTAGTGGCTGACCGCGACGGGAACGTCGTGTCGATAACCCAGTCGCTGGGCCACTACTTCGGCTGCGGCCTGGCGGTTGGCGACACAGGCATTTTCCTCAACAACATGTCCATGGTGTTCGACGTGGACCCCAGCGCGCCGAACGCGATCAGGCCCGGCGGGCGCGGCGCTTCGCCGTACTCCGCGACGATCACGCTGAAGGGCGGCAAGTTCTACGCGGCGATAGGGACGCCCGGGGGCTGGGGAATCACGCACACGACGGCGCAGATGGTTATGAACGTGCTGGACTACGGCATGAACATCCAGCAGGCGATAGAGGCGCCGCTATTCCGTCTGTTCTCCGGCAGGAACGTGCACATGGAGGAGCGTGTCCCGCTCAACGTGCGGCGCGACCTTGAGATGCGCGGCCACGAGATCACCATCATGGAGCCGTGGCCGTACCGCGTCGGCGGAGGCCATTGCCTCTTGCTGGACCCCGAGTCCGGCATATATCACGGTGGGGCGGACCCGCGGAGGGATGGGTGGGCGGTGGGGGTGTGA
- a CDS encoding cupin domain-containing protein encodes MDEHSRRRSRGLPGVPIDNIPSGKASFDGLSCRGAAVYRLADERAEMYYKENESSNVVSMNIHHGEGEITRRKFFGQSSRLPIRMEVWELQPGVSEGGHTHGGDSALEEIYYFTQGKGVMWCDGKDVDVKAGDAIMVPPGVDHGFRNTGNEILKLVIIWGKPKVE; translated from the coding sequence ATGGATGAACATAGCCGTCGTCGTAGTCGTGGCCTACCTGGCGTCCCTATTGACAACATTCCTTCCGGCAAGGCAAGCTTCGATGGTCTATCCTGCCGAGGCGCTGCGGTTTATAGACTAGCCGATGAGAGGGCAGAAATGTACTACAAGGAAAATGAGAGCAGCAACGTCGTCTCGATGAACATCCACCACGGGGAGGGCGAGATCACCCGGAGGAAGTTCTTCGGCCAGTCTAGCCGCCTCCCTATCCGGATGGAGGTCTGGGAGCTCCAGCCCGGCGTGAGCGAGGGCGGCCACACCCATGGCGGCGACAGCGCCCTCGAGGAGATCTACTACTTCACGCAGGGCAAGGGTGTGATGTGGTGCGACGGTAAGGACGTTGATGTTAAGGCCGGCGACGCGATCATGGTGCCTCCCGGGGTGGACCACGGTTTCCGCAACACGGGTAACGAAATTCTCAAGCTCGTCATAATCTGGGGTAAGCCCAAAGTCGAGTAG
- a CDS encoding anti-sigma factor codes for MNSLPFSTDQTHGSVTRELERLASGYLNRNFSPRYSREYSTHLDVCTTCRGLVQQYIHGESLSFVAVESREPRPSPQPVVRPNPAVAVRPSPGSDAYQGWMSGKSWVVAVAMLALLAVGMTVWNAGVYLRFKDREHTAAAQHNLLSAMAGGAAVYNLAGAGSAPVATGSLVQSDDGETAYLLVQNLPRLPRDRAYQVWQASGDRRVSIGTFVPSGAETDIFTMPLELTMAERILVTVEGEGGSAAPSGETVMEGERPEIKKRLTQSTKVEVARARG; via the coding sequence ATGAACAGTTTACCGTTCAGCACAGACCAGACTCACGGGTCGGTGACGCGCGAGCTGGAAAGGCTGGCATCCGGCTACCTCAACCGCAACTTCAGTCCTCGTTACAGCCGCGAATACTCCACTCACCTGGACGTTTGCACGACCTGCCGGGGCCTTGTTCAGCAATATATTCACGGCGAGTCCCTGAGCTTCGTCGCCGTTGAGTCGAGGGAGCCGAGGCCGAGCCCTCAGCCCGTCGTCAGGCCCAACCCCGCGGTTGCCGTTCGTCCTTCTCCGGGCAGCGACGCATATCAGGGGTGGATGTCCGGCAAGAGCTGGGTGGTGGCGGTTGCCATGCTGGCGCTCCTGGCCGTGGGCATGACGGTGTGGAATGCCGGGGTGTACTTGCGGTTCAAGGACAGGGAGCACACGGCCGCGGCGCAGCACAATCTCCTCAGCGCGATGGCAGGCGGCGCAGCCGTGTACAACCTCGCCGGCGCGGGCAGCGCGCCCGTCGCCACGGGCAGCCTTGTCCAGTCGGACGACGGTGAGACGGCGTACCTGCTTGTACAAAATCTGCCCAGGCTTCCCAGGGACCGCGCGTACCAGGTCTGGCAGGCCTCCGGCGACCGGCGCGTTTCCATCGGCACGTTTGTGCCTTCAGGCGCGGAAACGGATATCTTCACAATGCCGCTGGAGCTGACAATGGCCGAGCGCATACTGGTCACTGTGGAGGGAGAGGGGGGCAGCGCCGCTCCTTCCGGCGAGACGGTGATGGAGGGTGAGCGGCCGGAGATCAAGAAGCGCCTCACGCAATCGACGAAGGTGGAGGTTGCCAGGGCCAGGGGCTAG
- a CDS encoding xanthine dehydrogenase family protein molybdopterin-binding subunit gives MSTTTQPNFKVVGARPVRHDGVEKVTGSAQYGADIYLPGMLHGKILRSPHAHARIVSIDTSAAETHPDVRAVATWRDLPPAPPIARTVLPNQTPLDNVFAKDRALYKGHPVAAVAATSLHAAQEALALIRVVYEPLPAVTTIEEALKPDAPVLHPHWQPLPSIAALPEKNNIAAHQRHVIGDVTAGFAKADVVIEREFRTKSVHQGYIEPHASTARWDRPLPNSPLPLGEDVPILSGQVRDSGRLTVWTCSQGHFGIQEQLAKLLALPVSQVRIIPTEIGGGFGGKLQPYLEPVAAALAKKSDRPVKMVMDRAEELEATGPAPATHVKVKLGATKDGRLVAGKAQIFLEAGAFPGAPMAAALAAVFSAYAIENTELDVYDVVTNKPKSAAYRAPTTPCMAFAVEGTMSELAETLGMDPIDLRIMNAARPGQRRADGLMNGAIGAMEVMQAVKSHPHYTAPLGGEGNKGKAASFGRGIAIGFCRNNVGTGAAVANVLADGTVGLVTGAIDIGGTRTAVSQMLAEALGITVDRINPSIGDTDSIGYTTNTAGSSVIFKLGHAVNDAANDIKRQLRERAAKVWGVPLDAVEYSDGGLRHKSDGELKLSFKQIAAMLNETGGPVVGRGNLAATGSTGSYSANIVDVQVDPETGKVRILRYTALQDVGRAIHPSYVEGQIQGGTAQGIGWALNEEYFMSADGKMLNTSLLDYRMPTAFDVPMIEAVMIEVPNPNHPFGAKGVGEANISPPIAALADAIYHATGVRHRSLPMNPGRIVNSELNSRIPVR, from the coding sequence ATGTCAACAACAACCCAACCCAACTTCAAGGTCGTCGGCGCCCGGCCGGTGAGGCACGACGGCGTCGAAAAAGTCACCGGCAGCGCTCAATACGGTGCGGATATCTACCTGCCGGGGATGCTCCACGGCAAGATACTGCGGAGCCCGCACGCCCACGCGCGCATCGTCTCCATCGACACGAGCGCCGCGGAGACGCACCCGGACGTGCGCGCCGTCGCCACGTGGCGCGACCTCCCACCCGCACCACCCATCGCCAGGACCGTCCTGCCCAACCAGACGCCGCTGGACAACGTGTTCGCGAAGGACAGGGCGCTCTACAAGGGCCACCCCGTGGCGGCCGTCGCGGCGACGAGCCTCCACGCAGCACAGGAGGCGCTTGCGCTGATCAGGGTCGTTTACGAGCCGCTGCCGGCTGTGACGACCATCGAGGAGGCGCTGAAGCCAGACGCGCCAGTGCTACACCCGCACTGGCAGCCTTTGCCGAGCATCGCGGCGCTGCCTGAGAAGAACAACATCGCCGCGCACCAGCGCCACGTCATCGGCGACGTCACGGCCGGCTTCGCAAAGGCCGACGTCGTCATCGAGCGAGAGTTCCGCACGAAGTCCGTCCACCAGGGTTATATCGAGCCACATGCGTCAACGGCAAGATGGGACAGACCTTTACCGAATTCTCCTCTCCCTCTGGGAGAGGATGTCCCGATTCTATCGGGACAGGTGAGGGACTCAGGCCGCCTTACCGTATGGACGTGCAGCCAGGGCCACTTCGGCATACAGGAGCAGCTTGCGAAGCTGCTCGCGCTGCCGGTATCTCAGGTCAGGATCATCCCCACCGAGATCGGCGGCGGCTTCGGCGGCAAGCTGCAGCCGTACCTTGAGCCGGTGGCGGCCGCGCTGGCGAAGAAGAGCGACAGGCCGGTCAAGATGGTAATGGACCGGGCCGAAGAGCTCGAGGCAACCGGCCCCGCGCCCGCGACTCACGTGAAGGTGAAGCTGGGCGCGACGAAGGACGGCCGACTGGTGGCCGGCAAGGCGCAGATATTCCTGGAGGCCGGGGCGTTTCCCGGTGCGCCAATGGCGGCCGCGCTGGCGGCGGTGTTCTCCGCGTACGCCATCGAGAACACGGAGCTGGACGTCTACGACGTTGTCACCAACAAGCCGAAGTCGGCCGCGTACCGCGCGCCCACCACGCCGTGCATGGCCTTCGCCGTCGAGGGAACGATGTCCGAGCTTGCCGAGACCCTCGGCATGGACCCTATCGACCTGCGCATCATGAACGCCGCCAGGCCCGGCCAGCGCCGCGCGGACGGCCTCATGAACGGCGCAATCGGCGCGATGGAGGTCATGCAGGCGGTGAAGTCGCACCCGCACTACACCGCTCCGCTGGGAGGAGAGGGGAATAAGGGCAAAGCCGCCAGTTTCGGGCGGGGCATCGCCATCGGCTTCTGCCGAAACAACGTCGGCACCGGCGCGGCCGTCGCCAATGTGCTCGCAGACGGCACGGTCGGCCTGGTTACGGGCGCCATCGACATCGGCGGCACGCGCACTGCCGTCTCCCAGATGCTCGCCGAGGCGCTCGGGATAACGGTTGACCGCATCAACCCGTCGATCGGCGACACCGACTCCATCGGCTACACGACGAACACGGCGGGCAGCAGCGTCATCTTCAAGCTGGGCCACGCCGTGAACGACGCGGCGAACGACATCAAGCGCCAGCTCAGGGAGCGCGCGGCGAAGGTGTGGGGCGTGCCGCTCGACGCCGTGGAGTACTCTGACGGCGGTCTGCGCCACAAGTCAGACGGCGAGTTGAAGCTCTCGTTCAAGCAGATCGCCGCGATGCTCAACGAGACCGGCGGGCCGGTGGTCGGCCGCGGCAACCTGGCGGCGACGGGCTCAACCGGCTCGTACTCCGCGAATATCGTGGACGTGCAGGTGGACCCGGAGACAGGCAAGGTCAGGATTCTGCGCTACACCGCGCTGCAGGACGTGGGCCGGGCGATACACCCGTCTTACGTGGAGGGGCAGATACAGGGCGGCACGGCGCAGGGCATCGGGTGGGCGCTCAACGAGGAATACTTCATGAGCGCGGACGGCAAGATGCTCAACACGAGCCTGCTGGACTACCGTATGCCCACGGCCTTCGACGTGCCGATGATCGAGGCGGTGATGATCGAGGTCCCGAACCCGAACCACCCCTTCGGCGCAAAGGGCGTCGGCGAGGCCAACATCTCCCCGCCCATCGCCGCCCTCGCGGACGCCATCTACCACGCCACCGGCGTCCGCCACCGCAGCCTCCCCATGAATCCGGGGAGAATAGTGAATAGTGAATTGAACAGCCGGATCCCGGTCCGATAA